From the Lolium rigidum isolate FL_2022 chromosome 2, APGP_CSIRO_Lrig_0.1, whole genome shotgun sequence genome, one window contains:
- the LOC124689812 gene encoding probable N-acetyltransferase HLS1, whose protein sequence is MAIRVREFNMERDLPAVEDLERRCQVGLSGDQANPEEASTVDADGGGAKKWRKGRKKKTAKKQGMSLYVEQIGDPFARVRHSPDYVILVAEHGEEGGEVVGVIKACVRTVSRGKKKQFAKVACLLGLRVSPSHRRLGIATELVRRAEAWCEARGAAHATMATTASNSASLELFTGRFGYAPFRRPVFLGHPVHRHRARVPSAHHVLQLPPQLAAAAYASLLSPAEFVPTDLPALLAHKLTLGTYLAVERDPDPTLPPSFALLSVWDATRSLRLRVGGVAPLLRASLAAARALDRHAPWLRVPSLPDVFRPFGTYLLYGLRMSGPEGPALLRSLCRHAHNVARNNPACAVVAADLGPDDPAAAAVPHWQSFSCDEDVWCVKKLGSTADSTGNAGDDDEDDWTTLPPAEFLFVDPREF, encoded by the exons ATGGCGATACGTGTTAGGGAGTTCAACATGGAGAGGGACTTGCCGGCGGTCGAGGATCTTGAGCGCCGGTGCCAGGTCGGCCTCTCCGGCGACCAGGCGAACCCTGAGGAGGCGTCGACCGTCGATGCCGATGGCGGCGGAGCCAAAAAGtggaggaaggggaggaagaagaagacggcgAAGAAGCAAGGGATGTCGCTCTACGTGGAGCAGATCGGCGACCCGTTCGCCAGGGTGCGCCACTCGCCCGACTATGTCATCCTG GTAGCCGAGCAtggagaggaaggaggagaggtgGTGGGAGTGATCAAGGCGTGCGTCAGGACGGTGAGCCGAGGGAAGAAGAAGCAGTTCGCCAAGGTGGCCTGCCTCCTCGGCCTCAGGGTCTCCCCGTCTCACAG GCGGCTCGGCATCGCAACGGAGCTGGTGCGGCGCGCCGAGGCGTGGTGCGAGGCGAGGGGCGCGGCCCACGCGACCATGGCGACCACAGCATCCAACTCCGCCTCGCTGGAGCTCTTCACCGGCCGCTTCGGGTACGCGCCGTTCCGGCGGCCGGTGTTCCTCGGCCACCCGGTGCACCGGCACCGCGCGCGCGTCCCCAGCGCGCACCACGTGCTGCAGCTGCCGCCGCAGCTCGCGGCCGCTGCCTACGCCTCCCTGCTCTCGCCGGCCGAGTTCGTTCCCACCGACCTCCCCGCGCTGCTCGCCCACAAGCTCACCCTCGGCACCTACCTCGCCGTCGAGCGCGACCCGGACCCGACCCTCCCGCCGTCCTTCGCGCTGCTCAGCGTCTGGGACGCCACGCGCTCACTACGCCTCCGCGTCGGCGGCGTCGCGCCGCTCCTCCGCGCGTCCCTCGCCGCGGCGCGCGCGCTCGACCGGCACGCGCCCTGGCTACGCGTCCCGTCCCTCCCGGACGTGTTCCGCCCGTTCGGCACGTACCTCCTCTACGGCCTCCGCATGTCCGGCCCCGAGGGCCCCGCGCTGCTCCGCTCGCTGTGCCGACACGCGCACAACGTCGCGCGCAACAACCCTGCCTGCGCCGTCGTGGCCGCCGACCTCGGGCCTGACGACCCCGCAGCCGCTGCCGTACCGCACTGGCAGAGCTTCTCCTGCGACGAGGACGTCTGGTGCGTCAAGAAGCTCGGCTCCACCGCTGACAGCACTGGCAATGctggcgacgacgacgaagacgactggACGACCTTGCCTCCGGCCGAATTCCTGTTCGTGGATCCCCGAGAGTTCTGA